Genomic segment of Tepidanaerobacter syntrophicus:
TGCAAGACGGCTGTGAAATACCACTTGCAGTAGTAAATCTCCAAGCTCCTCTTTAAGATCTTCTTCATTTTTCCTATCAATGGCATCGATTACTTCATATGCCTCTTCAATAAGAAAAGGTTTTAAGGTTTCATGGGTTTGGGATTTATCCCATGGACAGCCCGGTTCTCCTCTAAGCTGTGCCATTATATACACCAAATCATCCAGACTTCTCAGGCTTTGTTTAGACATCGTCATTTACCCCCTCAGTAATCCAAATTTGTTAAAAAACGCTATTATTCGCTGATTGCCCGGTAAAAACTCCAAATCAGATTTCTTTATGCCCCCCACAGCAATCAAGGCCAATCCATAAATTGCAGCCCCTAACACTATCGCCACAAGTGTCGCCTTATTTTGAGAGAGACCTAAGGCCATAAACCCTGTATGGGATACATATGCAGTAATTCCCATAATACCGCTTGCCAATGCCGGCTTTAGGAGCATATGTTTTAAGTCAAAGACCGCATCAGTCAATTTTATTACCATAAAGCAATTTAAGATTGACGGCACTAAATAACCTATGACTGTTCCAAGAGCAGCGCCTTTTATATTTATAGATGGCATTGCCGTGAGAAAATAATTGATAAAAATTTTAATTAAAGCGCCAAATACCATATTCCTTACAGGGACTCCCGCGTATCCCACTCCTTGAAGTATACCTGTGGTAGTTTGTGTAAGGGCTAAAAACACCACTCCCCATGCAAGAATTTGAAGGGACATTCCTGCTTCTGCGTTGTTATAAAGGAGTAGGGTTATAGGAGTTGCAAGTACATACATCCCTACCGCTGATGGCAATCCAAAGATTATGCTCATTCGCATGCCTGTTTCAGATCTTTCGGCAACCATTTGCCTATTTTTCAAAACTACAGCCTCAGAAATTGCAGGCACCAAAGTTGCTGATAATGCAACAGTTATAACAACCGGCAGATTTATAAGAGGAACCGCCATACCACTTAACTGGCCAAAAAGTTCTGCTGCCCTCTTTACCGAAAAACCTGCATCCTGTAGGCGACTGCTGACTATAGCCGCATCAGCCATGCTCATCATCGGGCTTATAAGGCCGCCTAGTGTAACAGGAACTGCAAATATAAAAAGTCTGTTTATAATATGTAGGGGATTTTCCAGACTGCCGCTTTCATCTAATAAGATTTGCGCATCAAATGTTCTTTTTCGTCTGTAATAAATTGCAATAAGTACAATAAGTCCCATAACGGAACCTGCTACAGGACCGAAAGCAGCTCCTGCCGCAGCATATTCCACCCCATATGGCAAAAGCATATATGCCAAAATAAATACGGCAATCACTCTTCCTATCTGTTCTACTATTTGTGAAACAGCAGAGGGGGTCATATCCTGCAATCCCTGAAAAAATCCTCTAAAGCAAGACATTATTGAAACAAAAAAGATGGCCGGCGATATACTTAAAATCGAATAAAATGCCTTGGGGTTTTTATATATTTTTACTGCCAGCCAATTTGCGCCAAAGCCCAACAAAACAGTTAAACCAAGGCCGATAATTGTAAGGACTATCATAGAAACCTTAAATATCCTATGGGCATTTTTAAATCTGCCAATAGCAACATCTTCTGAAACCATCTTAGATATTGCTGTTGGAATGCCGGCTGTAGATATTGACAGCAATATCAAGTATATCGGATATGCCATTTGATAAAGTCCCATGCCTTCATCTTTTATAAGCCTTGCCAGCGGAATCCGATATACCGCTCCTAATACTTTTACGACAAGGCCTGCCGCAGCTAGTATAAATGCTCCTTTTAGAAAAGAATCCTTTTTTTCAGTCAAGAAAAATCCGCCTTTCATTTAAGTTCCTAATTATTATAGTCTATTTACTCTAGTATGGGCAACATCTTTGATTAAAAAGATTGGTCAATTTTCGTATACAAGTATACTTGCTTTTTATATAAAATTCCTTGAAAACATGACCATTGATTAGCTATATCATTTTCCTTGCTCAAAATAATTCATTATAAGACTGGAACACCAAGAAAAAATGTTATATAATAGAGCCTAATTACATATTTTTTTGTAAATTGGGGGTCTGAACAATGGAAAAACTAGATTCAATAGGTCTTATTAATGCTAAAAATATCTACAAAAATCTGTCGCCAACGCGTTTGGTTGAAGAGTCGCTGAGCAGGGAGGAGGGCATCCTTACTTCAACAGGCGCATTAAATGTCTACACCGGAAAATATACAGGACGCTCACCTAATGACAAATTCATCGTAGATGAACCATCTGTACACGACAAAATATGGTGGGGAAACAATCAGGCAATAAGTGAAAGTGATTTTGACAGTCTTTTAAAGCAGCTTTTAGCATATCTTCAAAATCGCGATATTTTCGTATTTGATGGTTTTGCGGGAGCCGATCCTAAATATCGTCTTCCTATACGTGTGATTAATGAATTTGCTTACCAAAATTTATTTTGCCGTCAGCTCTTTATAGTTCCTACTGACGAAGAACTCAAAACCCACGAACCTGAGTTTACCGTAATATCCGCTCCCGGATTTGAGGCAAATCCAAAGATTAATAAAGTAAATTCTGAAGCATTCATTGTAATCAGTTTCGAGAAAAAAATGGTTATAATCGGTGGGACTAAATACGCAGGAGAAATCAAGAAATCTGTTTTTTCGGTAATGAACTATCTAATGCCTCAGCAAGGCATTCTTTCAATGCACTGTTCTGCAAACGTTGGAAAGGATGGATCAACGGCGCTTTTCTTTGGGCTTTCCGGTACAGGAAAAACCACTTTATCCGCAGATCCTAACCGTTTCTTAATAGGCGATGACGAGCATGGATGGACAGAGAACGGCATATTCAACTTTGAAGGCGGCTGCTATGCAAAATGTATCAATCTTACAAGAGAAAAAGAACCTCAGATTTATGATGCCATAAAATTCGGGGCTGTATTAGAAAACGTTGTGGTGGACGAGAACACTCGCATTCCGGATTACAGCAGTGACAAGATTACAGAAAATACTAGAGCCGCATATCCTGTAGAATTTATTCCCGGCGCCGTAATACCAGGCATAGGCGGTCATCCTAAAACAGTAGTATTCCTAACGGCAGATGCGTTTGGTGTTCTGCCTCCAATTTCTAAGCTTAGTAAAGAACAAGCTATGTACTACTTTATTTCAGGATATACAAGCAAGCTCGCCGGTACAGAACGCGGCATTACAGAACCTCAAGCTACTTTTTCATCATGCTTCGGCGCACCGTTCTTGCCTTTACCTCCAATGGTTTATGCTAAATTACTTGGTGAGAAAATAGAAAAGCATGGTTCTGAAGTCTTCTTGGTAAATACCGGCTGGACAGGCGGGGCTTATGGCGTAGGCCAACGCATGAATCTCAAGTACACAAGAGCCATGATAAATGCTGCATTAGATGGCAAACTAGAGTCAGTTGAGTATGAAAAAGATCCGATTTTTGGTCTAATGATGCCAAAAGTTTGCCCTGATGTTCCTTCTGAAATTTTAAATCCAATTAACACATGGAAAGATAAAGATGCGTATGTTGCAACAGCTAAAAGGCTTGCTGAAAGTTTTGCAAAAAATATTAAGAAGTTTTCCGGTATCGCCCCTGAAATTGCAGCAGCAGGTCCTAAGGTCGATAACAACTAAAAATGTGTTATCGTAGAAATAGCAGCCAAAAATTTATTCCTTATAATAGCTAAAGCTATTATAAGGAATCTTTCAAGCTGCTATTTTAATTTAAAGCTTTTTACAGGTATTTTTCTATCTTGGCTTGCTTTTTCCACTCTTCGATATGCTTATTAAATTCCTCTTCTCGTTTGCTATCTTCTAAGTGTGACTTAATATAACTTTTAGCATCTTCAAAACTCAAAGAATTTCTTTCTCCTGTCACCTTAATTATATGATAGCCAAAACTTGTTTTTACCACATCACTGACCTGGCCTGTTTTTAAAGCGAATGCCGCCTTTTCAAATTCAGCATCCATTTTCCCTTTTGAAAAATAACCTAAATCTCCCCCTATGTCCTTAGTTGCGGGATCTTTGGAATATTTTTTTGCAAGTTCCGCAAAATCAGCTCCTGCCTTGATTTGGGCTAGAATTTTTTCTGCTTCTTCTTGCGTATCAACTAAAATATGGCTTGCCCGTATTTCCGGGGCAGGAAGTTCAAACATCGCCTTATTTTCATCATAGAATTTCTTTATCTCTTCATCTGTGACTTTGATATCTGCTGTAATCTTCTCTTTAAATTTATTTATTATCAGCTGTTCTTTTACCGATTTCTCGAAGGATTCTCTGTCAAGCCCTTGCTGGCTAATGTACTTATCTAGTGCATCTTTGCCTCCATGGTATTCTTCAAGGCTGTTCATGGCGTCCCGAAGCTCTTCATCGCTTAGTGACACACCTTCTTTTTCGGCTTGCTGAAGAGCTATTTTGTCGTTTATCATTGCATCCAATACTTGCTTTTTAATTTCCTCTAGTATTTTTTTTCCTTCATCTTTTGAAAAATCCTGTCCGTTTGCCTCAAGAGCACTCTTTACTTGGGCTACTTGATAGTCATAATCAGATTTTAATATATATTCATCATTTACTTTTGCAATTACTTCTTTGCCGTCAATAACCTTGCCCTGCTTTTCTACCTTCTCAACGTTTTGGCATCCTGATATAAAAAATGCAGCACACATAAATAATATAACTAAAGTCTTAACCGTGTTTTTCATGGGATCCTCCTTGTTTTTTACGCAAATTATAAGTTAATTATACTACATCACAGACTTGCTGCATAGCATCCATGTCCTGCAAAACCTTTTGCAGCCTAAGCAACATCTTTGTTCCTTGGTTGCCTCTTGTTTTTATTGTAATTGTCGGATTTTCGGTCCCTATTATATTTACTTGGTTTGCCATCATTGTTTTTAGCCTGAAAAGCATTTCCGGAGTCAATTGGCTGCTTTCATGAAACTTTATATTTATTACTTCTCCCTGCTGAATTATGCTTGCAATTTTGAGCTTGGTTGCCAAAACTCTGAGCTTGGAAATTATAATCAGGTTTCTTGTAGCCTCAGGAATATCCCCAAATCTGTCTTCTATTTCTTCTTCCAGATCATCTATTTCTCCTAGCGTCTCAGCCGTGGCCATTTTCCTGTAAATTTCCATTTTTACCGACGCATTAGTTATATATTCATCTGAAATATAGGCATTCACGTCGAATTCAAGAGTCGGGCGGATTTCTTCTTCCTCTTTTTCACCTTTTAGCTCTTTTATTGCAGCCGCAAGTAATTTGGTATAAAGGTCATAACCTATAGCCATCATATGACCATGCTGTTCTGCCCCGAGAATATTGCCGGCACCTCGAATTTCAAGGTCTTTCAAAGCTATCTTA
This window contains:
- a CDS encoding peptidylprolyl isomerase, whose amino-acid sequence is MKNTVKTLVILFMCAAFFISGCQNVEKVEKQGKVIDGKEVIAKVNDEYILKSDYDYQVAQVKSALEANGQDFSKDEGKKILEEIKKQVLDAMINDKIALQQAEKEGVSLSDEELRDAMNSLEEYHGGKDALDKYISQQGLDRESFEKSVKEQLIINKFKEKITADIKVTDEEIKKFYDENKAMFELPAPEIRASHILVDTQEEAEKILAQIKAGADFAELAKKYSKDPATKDIGGDLGYFSKGKMDAEFEKAAFALKTGQVSDVVKTSFGYHIIKVTGERNSLSFEDAKSYIKSHLEDSKREEEFNKHIEEWKKQAKIEKYL
- a CDS encoding putative polysaccharide biosynthesis protein; the protein is MTEKKDSFLKGAFILAAAGLVVKVLGAVYRIPLARLIKDEGMGLYQMAYPIYLILLSISTAGIPTAISKMVSEDVAIGRFKNAHRIFKVSMIVLTIIGLGLTVLLGFGANWLAVKIYKNPKAFYSILSISPAIFFVSIMSCFRGFFQGLQDMTPSAVSQIVEQIGRVIAVFILAYMLLPYGVEYAAAGAAFGPVAGSVMGLIVLIAIYYRRKRTFDAQILLDESGSLENPLHIINRLFIFAVPVTLGGLISPMMSMADAAIVSSRLQDAGFSVKRAAELFGQLSGMAVPLINLPVVITVALSATLVPAISEAVVLKNRQMVAERSETGMRMSIIFGLPSAVGMYVLATPITLLLYNNAEAGMSLQILAWGVVFLALTQTTTGILQGVGYAGVPVRNMVFGALIKIFINYFLTAMPSINIKGAALGTVIGYLVPSILNCFMVIKLTDAVFDLKHMLLKPALASGIMGITAYVSHTGFMALGLSQNKATLVAIVLGAAIYGLALIAVGGIKKSDLEFLPGNQRIIAFFNKFGLLRG
- the pckA gene encoding phosphoenolpyruvate carboxykinase (ATP): MEKLDSIGLINAKNIYKNLSPTRLVEESLSREEGILTSTGALNVYTGKYTGRSPNDKFIVDEPSVHDKIWWGNNQAISESDFDSLLKQLLAYLQNRDIFVFDGFAGADPKYRLPIRVINEFAYQNLFCRQLFIVPTDEELKTHEPEFTVISAPGFEANPKINKVNSEAFIVISFEKKMVIIGGTKYAGEIKKSVFSVMNYLMPQQGILSMHCSANVGKDGSTALFFGLSGTGKTTLSADPNRFLIGDDEHGWTENGIFNFEGGCYAKCINLTREKEPQIYDAIKFGAVLENVVVDENTRIPDYSSDKITENTRAAYPVEFIPGAVIPGIGGHPKTVVFLTADAFGVLPPISKLSKEQAMYYFISGYTSKLAGTERGITEPQATFSSCFGAPFLPLPPMVYAKLLGEKIEKHGSEVFLVNTGWTGGAYGVGQRMNLKYTRAMINAALDGKLESVEYEKDPIFGLMMPKVCPDVPSEILNPINTWKDKDAYVATAKRLAESFAKNIKKFSGIAPEIAAAGPKVDNN